From Streptomonospora salina, the proteins below share one genomic window:
- a CDS encoding ABC transporter permease, with protein MTTPTPTRSPAAQAAREAPGPLARTAQSVAAVRMPTLAVTALLVITVAASIALQPSFFSPYSLSASFATILPVATIAAAQTIIVLGGGIDLSIGTIVTLASAVSVVLMDGDDARLPLALAAGLATGAACGLVNGLVVAGLRLQPIVATFATSSVFGGAALLVLPQPGGTASPALTETFGLVLAVYIPVPAVLLLALWLAWRLLRRHRFGQYLYAVGGNADAAYTSAVPVSVVRVFSYVAGGTVAALAGIALLADSGAGDPTLGTELTLGSIAALVIGGTRLRGGSGGVGGALVGAIVLSLIQGLVFFAGVPTDAREFVYGCIIIAAIALAGLLTSRSGTRRPAPARGKAGTA; from the coding sequence ATGACTACCCCCACCCCCACCCGTTCCCCCGCCGCGCAGGCGGCGCGGGAAGCTCCGGGGCCGCTGGCCCGCACCGCGCAGTCGGTGGCGGCGGTACGCATGCCGACGCTGGCCGTCACGGCGCTGCTGGTGATCACCGTCGCCGCGTCGATCGCGCTCCAGCCGTCCTTCTTCTCGCCCTACTCGCTCAGCGCGAGCTTCGCGACGATCCTGCCGGTGGCCACCATCGCCGCCGCGCAGACCATCATCGTGCTGGGCGGCGGCATCGACCTGTCCATCGGCACGATCGTCACGCTGGCGTCGGCGGTGTCGGTGGTCCTGATGGACGGCGACGACGCCCGCCTGCCGCTGGCGCTGGCGGCGGGCCTGGCCACCGGCGCCGCGTGCGGGCTGGTCAACGGCCTGGTGGTGGCCGGGCTGCGGCTGCAGCCGATCGTGGCGACCTTCGCCACCAGCTCGGTGTTCGGCGGGGCGGCGCTGCTGGTGCTGCCCCAGCCCGGCGGAACCGCCTCGCCCGCCCTCACCGAGACGTTCGGCCTGGTGCTGGCGGTCTACATCCCCGTTCCTGCTGTGCTGCTGCTGGCGCTGTGGCTGGCGTGGCGGCTGCTTCGCCGGCACCGGTTCGGCCAGTACCTCTACGCGGTGGGCGGCAACGCCGACGCCGCCTACACCTCGGCCGTTCCGGTCTCGGTGGTACGGGTCTTCTCCTACGTCGCGGGCGGAACGGTGGCGGCGCTGGCCGGCATCGCGCTGCTGGCCGACTCCGGAGCCGGCGACCCGACCCTGGGGACCGAACTGACCCTGGGCTCGATCGCGGCGCTGGTCATCGGCGGCACCCGGCTGCGCGGCGGTTCGGGCGGCGTCGGCGGGGCGCTGGTGGGTGCGATCGTGCTGTCGCTGATCCAGGGCCTGGTGTTCTTCGCCGGGGTCCCCACCGACGCCCGCGAGTTCGTCTACGGCTGCATCATCATCGCCGCCATCGCGCTGGCCGGGCTGCTGACCTCCCGCAGCGGCACGCGGCGGCCGGCGCCCGCGCGCGGAAAGGCAGGCACCGCATGA
- a CDS encoding MFS transporter, whose translation MAASPSTRRRLGRPRGGVVSATDPAPHGWAPLVVLFLVGLVDRIEAALLQGTLPLIQAEWGFSDTVGGSIPTAAALASALVALPAGYLTDRYSRTRIIAIVVFCWALTTIGSGLAIGFAMFYAMRVLLASAEQVDNPAANSLLADYYPPVNRPKVYGWTRMTTYLGGIGTILAGVLGELVGWRATFVIMAIPGVIVAVACWRLAEPARGYLDSVIARGGAERDPAPAEPADTGAPEPAEPVDDTDTSAPAPPFTRQLRRIAAVPTLMLLSVGMMLLTAGLLGTAYWMTTYITRAYDVGTAVAGPLSGGSSVVGVVAGTLAGAWLGRKAHEAIRGGRVTVAAAGTVLGALALVAALTADSLALFGALLLLSSFLGALAIPCVMASVADVVGAHSRGLGFAVLNFLLTLGAALGPLAVGVASDASGSMRTAFFILTVPKLLGGVCMLLSRRTFDRDAAKVLDEARRSSG comes from the coding sequence GTGGCCGCCTCCCCGAGTACGCGACGCAGGCTGGGCCGACCGCGCGGGGGCGTGGTCAGCGCGACCGACCCGGCTCCCCACGGCTGGGCACCGCTGGTCGTGCTGTTCCTGGTGGGGCTGGTCGACCGGATCGAAGCGGCCCTGCTGCAGGGCACACTGCCGCTGATCCAGGCCGAATGGGGCTTCAGCGACACCGTGGGCGGCAGCATCCCCACAGCCGCCGCGCTCGCCTCGGCCCTGGTCGCGCTCCCGGCGGGCTACCTCACCGACCGCTACAGCCGCACCCGTATCATCGCGATCGTCGTCTTCTGCTGGGCGCTGACCACGATCGGCTCCGGGCTGGCGATCGGATTCGCCATGTTCTACGCGATGCGGGTACTGCTGGCCAGCGCCGAACAGGTGGACAACCCGGCGGCCAACAGCCTGCTGGCCGACTACTACCCGCCGGTCAACCGGCCGAAGGTCTACGGCTGGACGCGGATGACCACCTACCTCGGCGGCATCGGAACGATCCTCGCCGGTGTCCTGGGCGAACTGGTGGGGTGGCGGGCGACGTTCGTGATCATGGCGATCCCCGGGGTGATCGTCGCGGTCGCCTGCTGGCGGCTGGCCGAGCCCGCCCGCGGCTACCTCGACTCGGTGATCGCCCGCGGCGGCGCGGAGCGGGACCCCGCCCCGGCCGAGCCCGCCGACACCGGCGCTCCCGAACCCGCCGAGCCTGTCGACGACACGGACACGAGCGCTCCAGCGCCGCCCTTCACCCGGCAGCTGCGCCGGATCGCGGCCGTTCCCACGCTGATGCTGCTGTCGGTGGGGATGATGCTGCTGACAGCCGGGCTGCTGGGCACCGCCTACTGGATGACGACCTACATCACCCGCGCCTACGACGTCGGCACCGCGGTGGCGGGGCCGCTCTCCGGCGGATCCTCGGTCGTGGGCGTCGTCGCCGGCACGCTGGCGGGAGCGTGGCTGGGCCGCAAGGCCCACGAGGCGATCCGCGGCGGCCGCGTCACCGTCGCCGCCGCCGGCACGGTGCTGGGCGCACTGGCCCTGGTGGCGGCGCTGACGGCCGACTCTCTGGCGCTCTTCGGCGCGCTGCTGCTGCTCTCCTCGTTCCTGGGCGCGCTGGCCATCCCCTGCGTCATGGCGTCGGTCGCCGACGTCGTCGGCGCCCACTCCCGCGGCCTGGGCTTCGCCGTCCTCAACTTCCTGCTCACCCTGGGCGCTGCGCTGGGGCCGCTGGCGGTGGGCGTCGCCTCCGACGCCTCGGGGTCGATGCGCACCGCCTTCTTCATCCTGACCGTGCCCAAGCTCCTGGGCGGAGTGTGCATGCTGCTGAGCCGCCGGACCTTCGACCGCGACGCCGCGAAGGTCCTCGACGAAGCCCGCAGATCATCCGGCTAG
- a CDS encoding sugar ABC transporter ATP-binding protein, translating into MDTPPFLRMSGVRKRYGGVTALAGADFGADAGSVHAVLGPNGSGKSTLLKVLTGVVRPDAGEVLLADRRLRPRGPRDTLAAGVSAVYQELSLIEDFSVLDNLVLGVEPTRFGVRDHRAARDRALPWLERFAPAFGGRVPVAERAGDLDPGERQIVEICKALVREPRVLVLDEATASLRRAQVQVLFDVVAELRAQGALILFITHRLAEIRAVCDYATIMRNGRDVTTAAVSETAEGELVELMSGGSVPEAAHPGGAAPGTAGAPRGGAGAEPAEAAAPGTSASPETDPADGSPEAAPLLEVDGLVGDRLDHVSLRVRPGEVVGLGGLQGQGQSELLATLFGARRRAGGTVRLRGRPVHPRSPKQAVRAGIAYVPGNRGLQGLALGRPILENFALPSVGRRAALGVALSKRREAAEARAVAERIGTRYGSLDDPVSTLSGGNQQKIVVGKWFPTDPAVVLMDDPAKGIDVGAKAEMFAVVAELAASGAAVVLGSSDDRELVEVCDRVLVLFEGRVVDEVAGDRLTEDTLIAGAMHVADADASGTAPAPGGDPRRRDGAAGPDEAAAAPEAPRTPPIPDRGRR; encoded by the coding sequence GTGGACACACCGCCGTTTCTGCGGATGAGCGGCGTGCGCAAACGCTACGGCGGCGTCACCGCCCTGGCCGGAGCCGACTTCGGCGCCGACGCCGGAAGCGTGCACGCCGTCCTGGGCCCCAACGGTTCGGGCAAGTCGACGCTGCTGAAAGTACTGACCGGTGTGGTGCGGCCGGACGCGGGCGAGGTGCTGCTCGCCGACCGCCGGCTGCGCCCGCGCGGCCCGCGCGACACGCTTGCCGCCGGCGTCAGCGCGGTCTACCAGGAGCTGTCGCTGATCGAGGACTTCTCGGTCCTGGACAACCTGGTGCTGGGCGTGGAGCCGACCCGGTTCGGGGTGCGCGACCACCGGGCGGCCCGCGACCGTGCGCTGCCGTGGCTGGAGCGCTTCGCCCCGGCGTTCGGCGGCCGCGTGCCCGTCGCGGAACGCGCGGGCGACCTCGATCCCGGCGAGCGCCAGATCGTGGAGATCTGCAAGGCGCTGGTGCGCGAGCCCCGGGTGCTCGTGCTGGACGAGGCCACCGCCTCGCTGCGCCGCGCCCAGGTGCAGGTGCTGTTCGACGTGGTGGCCGAGCTGCGCGCGCAGGGCGCGCTCATCCTGTTCATCACCCACCGGCTGGCCGAGATCCGGGCCGTGTGCGACTACGCGACGATCATGCGCAACGGCCGCGACGTCACCACCGCCGCGGTCTCCGAGACCGCCGAGGGCGAGCTCGTGGAGCTGATGTCCGGCGGATCGGTGCCGGAGGCCGCGCACCCGGGCGGTGCGGCCCCCGGCACCGCGGGGGCGCCGCGGGGCGGCGCTGGGGCGGAACCCGCCGAAGCCGCCGCCCCCGGCACCTCCGCATCCCCCGAGACGGACCCGGCGGACGGGTCGCCCGAGGCGGCACCGCTGCTGGAGGTCGACGGCCTGGTCGGCGACCGGCTCGACCACGTGTCCCTGCGGGTCCGCCCCGGGGAGGTGGTGGGCCTGGGCGGATTGCAGGGCCAGGGCCAGTCGGAGCTGCTGGCGACGCTGTTCGGGGCGCGCCGGCGCGCCGGCGGAACCGTGCGGCTGCGGGGCCGGCCGGTCCACCCCCGCTCACCCAAGCAGGCGGTGCGGGCGGGAATCGCCTACGTTCCCGGAAACCGGGGACTGCAGGGGCTTGCGCTGGGCCGGCCGATCCTGGAGAACTTCGCCCTGCCGTCGGTGGGGCGCCGCGCCGCGCTGGGCGTCGCGCTGTCCAAGCGCCGCGAGGCCGCCGAGGCGCGCGCCGTCGCCGAGCGCATCGGCACCCGCTACGGCTCGCTGGACGATCCCGTCTCCACCTTGTCGGGCGGCAACCAGCAGAAGATCGTCGTGGGCAAGTGGTTTCCCACCGATCCCGCGGTGGTGCTGATGGACGACCCCGCCAAAGGCATCGACGTGGGTGCCAAAGCGGAGATGTTCGCGGTGGTCGCGGAACTGGCGGCGTCGGGGGCGGCGGTGGTGCTGGGTTCCAGCGACGACCGCGAGCTGGTCGAGGTCTGCGACCGGGTGCTGGTGCTGTTCGAGGGCCGCGTCGTCGACGAGGTCGCCGGGGACCGGCTCACCGAGGACACGCTGATCGCCGGCGCCATGCACGTCGCCGACGCCGACGCTTCCGGGACCGCGCCCGCCCCGGGCGGCGATCCCCGCCGCCGGGACGGGGCGGCCGGGCCGGACGAGGCCGCCGCGGCCCCGGAAGCGCCCCGAACACCGCCGATCCCGGATCGAGGAAGGCGATGA
- a CDS encoding NPP1 family protein — protein MNIPTAGGGRLFSALSSAARQNRTPVPPRIGTCTDPLGAVGSGGRRTRHRFAPALGALAGAAALALLLPASPAAAEPPGALPSRVAAPDGTWQPAFDYDTDGCYPTPAVGADGTVAAGLNTSGALDGSCRDSWDLEDTNSYARAKCDPSGWCAYMYALYFEKDQALPGCCGHRHDLEHVVVWVEDGRARYVSASAHGDYDTRAASEIRWEGTHAKIVYHKDGWSTHAFRFAAGHDDPPENHEGVWQYPDLVSWNEFPAGVREALVAADFGSARLALKDGNFEADLDQAKPAGIAFDPYR, from the coding sequence CCCGTTCCTCCGCGAATCGGCACCTGCACCGACCCCCTCGGCGCCGTCGGGTCCGGCGGCCGGCGCACCCGGCACCGGTTCGCACCGGCGCTGGGCGCCCTCGCCGGCGCGGCGGCGCTGGCCCTCCTGCTGCCCGCCTCCCCCGCCGCCGCCGAGCCGCCGGGGGCGCTGCCTTCCCGTGTGGCCGCGCCGGACGGCACGTGGCAGCCCGCCTTCGACTACGACACCGACGGCTGCTATCCCACACCCGCCGTCGGCGCCGACGGCACCGTGGCCGCCGGCCTGAACACCTCGGGCGCGCTCGACGGCAGTTGCCGCGACAGCTGGGACCTGGAAGACACCAACTCCTATGCGCGCGCCAAGTGCGACCCGAGCGGCTGGTGCGCCTACATGTACGCGCTGTACTTCGAGAAGGACCAGGCGCTGCCGGGCTGCTGCGGACACCGCCACGACCTTGAGCACGTCGTCGTCTGGGTCGAGGACGGCCGGGCCCGCTACGTGTCGGCCTCGGCCCACGGCGACTACGACACCCGCGCCGCCTCCGAAATCCGTTGGGAGGGCACCCACGCCAAGATCGTCTACCACAAGGACGGGTGGAGCACCCACGCGTTCCGCTTCGCCGCCGGCCACGACGATCCTCCGGAGAACCACGAGGGCGTGTGGCAGTACCCCGACCTGGTGAGCTGGAACGAGTTCCCCGCCGGCGTCCGCGAGGCGCTGGTCGCCGCCGACTTCGGCAGCGCCCGGCTCGCTCTCAAGGACGGGAACTTCGAAGCCGACCTGGACCAGGCCAAGCCTGCGGGGATCGCGTTCGACCCGTACCGCTGA
- a CDS encoding ROK family transcriptional regulator → MNSPGDVLGLISRGDADTRAELARLTGMARSTVAQRVDTLIAYGIVEERDSGASTGGRPPRVLRLDTDDNCVLGVDLGATHSRVALMDVGGALLADREDPLHITEGPERVLGRIDERMHELVAAAERPLHAVKAIGIGVPGPVEFATGRPVNPPIMPGWHEYAVPEYFTARYPLDVLVDNDVNALALGEVRHGATAAGDLLFVKVGTGIGCGIIAGDRLHRGAQGSAGDIGHIRVPGSEAVQCRCGNTGCLEAVAGGAALAARLRAAGVAAADGRAVVELVDRGDPLAVRLVREAGRDIGDVLAGLVNFFNPEAIVVGGVLARAHEPLLAGVREAVYQRSLPLATHRLTVVPTATGEAGGALGAGRLAIDHVLDPAHVDTALAATPAAGATAAAR, encoded by the coding sequence GTGAACTCTCCGGGCGACGTCCTCGGCCTCATCAGCCGCGGCGATGCCGACACCCGGGCCGAGCTGGCCCGGCTGACCGGCATGGCGCGCTCGACCGTCGCCCAGCGCGTCGACACCCTCATCGCCTACGGGATCGTCGAGGAGCGCGACAGCGGAGCCTCCACCGGAGGGCGGCCGCCGCGGGTGCTGCGACTCGACACCGACGACAACTGCGTCCTCGGCGTCGACCTGGGCGCCACCCACTCCCGGGTCGCACTGATGGACGTCGGCGGCGCGCTGCTGGCCGACCGCGAGGACCCCCTGCACATCACGGAGGGACCCGAGCGCGTGCTGGGCCGCATCGACGAGCGCATGCACGAACTGGTCGCCGCCGCCGAACGCCCCCTGCACGCGGTCAAGGCCATCGGCATCGGCGTGCCCGGCCCGGTCGAGTTCGCCACCGGCCGGCCGGTCAACCCGCCGATCATGCCCGGCTGGCACGAATACGCCGTCCCCGAGTACTTCACCGCGCGCTACCCGCTGGACGTGCTCGTCGACAACGACGTCAACGCACTCGCCCTCGGCGAGGTCCGCCACGGCGCCACCGCCGCCGGCGACCTGCTCTTCGTCAAGGTGGGCACCGGGATCGGCTGCGGCATCATCGCCGGCGACCGGCTGCACCGCGGCGCCCAGGGCAGCGCCGGCGACATCGGCCACATCCGGGTACCCGGCTCCGAGGCGGTCCAGTGCCGCTGCGGCAACACCGGCTGCCTGGAGGCGGTGGCCGGCGGCGCCGCCCTCGCCGCGCGGCTGCGTGCTGCCGGCGTGGCCGCCGCAGACGGCCGCGCCGTCGTCGAACTCGTCGACCGGGGCGACCCGCTGGCGGTACGCCTCGTGCGCGAGGCCGGGCGCGACATCGGCGACGTGCTCGCCGGGCTCGTCAACTTCTTCAATCCCGAAGCCATCGTCGTGGGCGGCGTGCTGGCCCGGGCGCACGAACCGCTGCTGGCGGGCGTGCGCGAGGCCGTATACCAGCGGTCGCTGCCGCTGGCCACCCACCGGCTCACCGTCGTCCCCACCGCAACCGGCGAGGCGGGCGGCGCCCTGGGCGCCGGGCGCCTCGCCATCGACCACGTCCTGGATCCCGCGCACGTCGACACGGCCCTGGCCGCGACACCGGCGGCCGGAGCCACCGCGGCGGCGCGCTGA
- a CDS encoding substrate-binding domain-containing protein yields the protein MGWKPRRRSGRNTLGALAAAGIVLAATACSTPQAGGDGGGDGEDGGSEGPFTIGVSNGFIGSEWREQMISVLEDSFADYESEGVVDELVVESADVDVNGQIQQIRNLIRSDVDAIIVNPNSPTALDQVFAEAADQGIAIAAIDQAVESEHVTNVVIDQAEWASISAEWLAGEVGDGGRIVAVNGIDGHPANEARWSGAQEVFDEAGVEVAANDYAEWDQSQGQTVTRDLLASNPDVDGVFVQDGMALGAMQALQSEDLVGDVAITGEARVGYMKEWNTLRESDTDFSSIGVPNPPSVSVSALHVVVRQLQGEQLADGELENGNTLHLPIPETVTDDNFDERFAEVEDRPDAYAVDHNITPEQADGYFE from the coding sequence ATGGGTTGGAAACCGCGCCGGCGCTCCGGCCGCAACACCCTCGGCGCGCTCGCTGCAGCGGGCATCGTGCTCGCCGCGACCGCGTGCAGCACCCCGCAAGCCGGCGGCGACGGCGGCGGGGACGGGGAGGACGGCGGCTCCGAGGGCCCCTTCACCATCGGTGTCAGCAACGGCTTCATCGGCAGCGAGTGGCGGGAGCAGATGATCTCCGTCCTGGAGGACTCCTTCGCCGACTACGAGTCCGAGGGAGTCGTCGACGAACTGGTGGTGGAAAGCGCCGACGTCGACGTCAACGGACAGATCCAGCAGATCCGCAACCTCATCCGCTCCGACGTCGACGCGATCATCGTCAACCCCAACTCCCCCACCGCCCTCGACCAGGTCTTCGCCGAAGCGGCCGACCAGGGCATCGCGATCGCGGCGATCGACCAGGCGGTGGAGTCCGAACACGTCACCAACGTGGTGATCGACCAGGCCGAATGGGCGTCGATCTCGGCGGAGTGGCTGGCCGGCGAGGTCGGCGACGGCGGCCGGATCGTCGCGGTCAACGGCATCGACGGCCACCCCGCCAACGAGGCCCGCTGGTCGGGCGCCCAGGAGGTGTTCGACGAGGCCGGTGTGGAGGTCGCGGCCAACGACTACGCCGAGTGGGACCAGAGCCAGGGCCAGACCGTCACCCGCGACCTGCTGGCCAGCAACCCCGACGTGGACGGCGTGTTCGTCCAGGACGGCATGGCGCTGGGCGCGATGCAGGCGCTGCAGTCCGAGGACCTGGTCGGCGACGTCGCCATCACCGGCGAGGCCCGCGTGGGCTACATGAAGGAGTGGAACACCCTGCGCGAGTCCGACACGGACTTCTCCAGCATCGGGGTGCCCAACCCGCCGTCGGTGTCGGTGTCGGCGCTGCACGTGGTGGTGCGGCAGTTGCAGGGCGAACAGCTCGCCGACGGCGAACTGGAGAACGGCAACACGCTCCACCTGCCCATCCCCGAGACCGTCACCGACGACAACTTCGACGAGCGCTTCGCCGAGGTCGAGGACCGGCCCGACGCCTACGCCGTCGACCACAACATCACCCCCGAACAAGCCGACGGCTACTTCGAATAG
- a CDS encoding maleylpyruvate isomerase family mycothiol-dependent enzyme translates to MAERSPTPRELTRRVAEAHARLPALLDGFDAGDAPMAAASALPGWTRGHVVRHLADNARAFERQARYALSGRLVAVYDGGPQGRDRSIEQGAGRPPAQLRADLESAQHDLERVWSGLTAEDWHRPVRFRDAAVYDTALARWREAEIHAVDLAAGYRPGDWPLQFALHALDFLSARTPEGTRLTLRATDTGMCRRTGAGAPVEVAGTVRDLAAWMAGRAPDGPLATTAARLPELAPWPADPAG, encoded by the coding sequence GTGGCCGAGCGATCGCCGACTCCCCGGGAACTGACACGACGAGTCGCCGAGGCCCATGCGCGCCTGCCGGCCCTGCTCGACGGATTCGACGCCGGAGACGCGCCGATGGCGGCCGCGTCGGCTCTGCCCGGGTGGACCCGCGGGCACGTGGTGCGCCACCTCGCCGACAACGCACGCGCTTTCGAGCGCCAAGCCCGCTATGCGCTCAGCGGCCGGCTGGTCGCGGTGTACGACGGCGGGCCGCAGGGGCGCGACCGCTCTATCGAGCAGGGCGCCGGCCGGCCCCCTGCACAGCTGCGAGCCGACCTGGAGTCGGCCCAGCACGATCTGGAGCGGGTCTGGAGCGGCCTCACGGCCGAGGACTGGCACCGCCCGGTGCGCTTCCGCGACGCCGCGGTGTACGACACCGCCTTGGCGCGGTGGCGGGAGGCCGAGATCCACGCCGTCGACCTCGCGGCCGGTTACCGGCCCGGCGACTGGCCGCTGCAGTTCGCTCTGCACGCTCTGGATTTCCTGTCCGCCCGCACACCGGAGGGGACGCGCCTGACGCTGCGGGCCACCGACACCGGCATGTGCCGGCGGACGGGAGCCGGGGCACCGGTGGAGGTCGCGGGAACCGTGCGCGACCTGGCGGCGTGGATGGCCGGACGCGCGCCCGACGGCCCGCTGGCGACGACGGCCGCGCGGCTGCCGGAGCTGGCGCCGTGGCCCGCCGACCCCGCCGGATGA
- a CDS encoding ABC transporter permease, protein MSTPTAEAGAGPPDTPERAPGPARTPLLHRLVRDPVVISGSAAVLLWVAAALVSPSFADWGQFITLMTVASFLGVIAIGQTLVIIAGGEGIDLSVGATATLSAIVASRFMDGTNDGFVVAVLLALGACCVVGVVNAVGVLVFRVPPLVMTLGMIAVVTGFIRLYTGGRPEGSAAPLLRTLVAGDTVAGIPGVLWLWLGLSVLVIWLLRRSPFGWRLYAVGANRTTAYLSGVDTAAVKFSAYVLSSMFAGVGGLLLLGYSQNVYTSLGTDYMLNSVAAAVIGGTALIGGVGGYLGTVIGAILLTVLDSLLRIMQIGGGEWGDAPRQIIYGLVLITVLTAYGRQKRLRQ, encoded by the coding sequence ATGAGCACCCCCACAGCCGAAGCCGGCGCCGGACCCCCGGACACGCCCGAGCGGGCGCCCGGCCCGGCCCGCACTCCGCTGCTGCACCGGCTGGTGCGCGACCCGGTGGTGATCTCCGGTTCGGCCGCCGTGCTGCTGTGGGTGGCGGCGGCGCTGGTATCACCGTCCTTCGCCGACTGGGGCCAGTTCATCACGCTGATGACGGTGGCGTCGTTCCTCGGCGTCATCGCGATCGGCCAGACCCTGGTCATCATCGCCGGCGGCGAGGGCATCGACCTGTCCGTGGGCGCCACCGCGACCCTGTCGGCGATCGTCGCCTCCCGCTTCATGGACGGCACGAACGACGGGTTCGTGGTCGCGGTGCTGCTGGCGCTGGGGGCCTGCTGCGTCGTGGGCGTCGTCAACGCGGTGGGCGTGCTGGTGTTCCGGGTGCCGCCGCTGGTGATGACGCTGGGCATGATCGCGGTGGTCACCGGGTTCATCCGGCTCTACACCGGCGGCCGGCCCGAAGGGTCGGCCGCACCGCTGCTGCGCACCCTGGTCGCCGGCGACACCGTCGCCGGCATCCCGGGGGTGCTGTGGCTGTGGCTGGGCTTGTCGGTTCTGGTCATCTGGCTGCTGCGGCGCAGCCCGTTCGGTTGGCGGCTGTATGCGGTGGGCGCCAACCGCACCACCGCCTACCTGTCCGGCGTCGACACCGCGGCGGTCAAGTTCTCCGCCTACGTTCTGTCGTCGATGTTCGCGGGGGTGGGCGGGCTGCTGCTGCTCGGCTACTCCCAGAACGTCTACACCAGCCTGGGCACCGACTACATGCTGAACAGCGTCGCCGCGGCCGTCATCGGCGGCACCGCGCTGATCGGGGGTGTGGGCGGCTACTTGGGCACCGTCATCGGCGCGATCCTGCTGACCGTCCTCGACTCGCTGCTGCGGATCATGCAGATCGGCGGCGGCGAGTGGGGCGACGCGCCCCGCCAGATCATCTACGGCCTGGTCCTGATCACGGTCCTGACCGCGTACGGCCGGCAGAAGCGGCTGCGGCAGTGA
- a CDS encoding class F sortase — MSVGSIRPGRGRRLVGHLAGMSAAALLMGAATLDTGAATLDTGAATPDTGAGPAEPAPDPSPSAARAVPVMDPAPPVALSVPALDLHTAEFVRLGLTDTGRLAAPGPWEAVGWWSGGPTPGEEGAAVLAGHVDSREGPAVFFGLEELERGHRIRVDRADGSTARFAVERVAQHAKDDFPTRRVYGATSGEAELRLITCGGAFDTASGHYTANTVVYARFLD; from the coding sequence GTGAGTGTCGGCAGCATCCGCCCCGGGCGCGGCCGCCGACTGGTGGGCCATCTCGCGGGTATGAGCGCGGCCGCGCTGCTCATGGGCGCGGCCACGCTCGACACCGGCGCGGCCACGCTCGACACCGGCGCGGCCACGCCGGACACCGGCGCCGGTCCCGCCGAACCCGCGCCCGATCCGTCGCCGTCTGCGGCGCGGGCCGTGCCGGTGATGGACCCGGCGCCCCCGGTCGCCCTGAGCGTCCCGGCCCTGGACCTGCACACCGCGGAGTTCGTCCGGCTCGGTCTGACGGATACCGGCCGGTTGGCGGCGCCGGGCCCGTGGGAGGCCGTCGGCTGGTGGTCGGGCGGGCCGACCCCCGGGGAAGAGGGTGCTGCCGTGCTCGCAGGCCACGTCGATTCCCGGGAAGGGCCGGCCGTGTTCTTCGGCCTGGAAGAGCTGGAGCGCGGGCACCGCATCCGTGTCGATCGTGCCGACGGCTCGACCGCGCGCTTCGCGGTCGAGCGCGTCGCCCAGCACGCCAAAGACGACTTCCCGACGCGGCGTGTGTACGGTGCGACGTCGGGCGAAGCCGAACTCCGGCTGATCACCTGCGGAGGCGCCTTCGACACGGCCAGCGGCCACTACACGGCGAACACCGTCGTCTACGCCCGCTTCCTCGACTGA